From a region of the Deltaproteobacteria bacterium genome:
- the sat gene encoding sulfate adenylyltransferase, giving the protein MTSNLIPPHGGRGLTIRLLEGKALEEAKVKAAGLKKVTISSRVKGDLIMIGIGGFSPLSGFMGKADWKSVLDNYTLADGTFWPVPVCLDVTQAEADAAAVGDEIALYDPEGDEIMAIMKVSEKYAVSDADKKYECEKTFMGEGTPTTEAFWKIAEKDHPGVQMVMSQGPVNLAGSVWVLSEGDYPVKYAGVYMKPAESRKIFEDRGWREIAALQLRNPMHRSHEYLCKIAVEVCDGVFIHSLVGNLKPGDIPAEVRVRCIDTLVEKYFVPKNVVQGGYPLDMRYAGPREALLHATFRQNYGCTRMIIGRDHAGVGDFYGMFEAQTIFDKVPKSTDPGKNLLCTPLKIDWTFYCHKCDGMASLRTCPHSKEDRVMLSGTVLRKSLSEGLKVVDHFGREEVLDILREYYAGLTEKVEVKLHGAATGKGQ; this is encoded by the coding sequence ATGACGTCCAACCTCATTCCGCCCCATGGCGGACGCGGCCTCACAATTCGCCTTTTGGAAGGAAAAGCCCTTGAAGAAGCCAAGGTCAAGGCAGCCGGCCTGAAGAAGGTCACCATCTCCAGCCGCGTTAAGGGCGATCTCATCATGATCGGCATCGGCGGCTTCTCACCCCTGTCCGGCTTCATGGGCAAGGCTGACTGGAAATCCGTTCTCGACAACTACACCCTGGCCGACGGAACCTTCTGGCCCGTGCCGGTGTGCCTCGACGTGACCCAGGCCGAAGCCGACGCCGCAGCAGTTGGCGACGAAATCGCCCTGTACGATCCCGAAGGCGACGAGATCATGGCCATCATGAAGGTCTCCGAGAAGTACGCCGTAAGCGACGCCGACAAGAAGTACGAGTGCGAGAAGACCTTCATGGGCGAAGGCACCCCCACCACCGAGGCTTTCTGGAAGATCGCCGAAAAGGATCATCCGGGAGTCCAGATGGTCATGAGCCAGGGCCCCGTCAATCTGGCCGGTTCCGTGTGGGTTCTTTCCGAAGGCGACTACCCGGTGAAGTACGCCGGCGTCTACATGAAGCCCGCCGAAAGCCGCAAGATTTTCGAGGATCGCGGATGGCGTGAAATTGCAGCCCTCCAGCTCCGCAACCCCATGCACCGCTCCCACGAATATCTTTGCAAGATCGCGGTGGAAGTCTGCGACGGCGTGTTCATTCACTCACTGGTCGGCAATCTTAAGCCCGGCGACATCCCGGCCGAAGTCCGCGTCAGGTGCATCGACACCCTGGTGGAAAAATACTTCGTGCCCAAAAACGTCGTGCAGGGCGGCTACCCGCTTGACATGCGCTACGCCGGTCCCCGCGAAGCCCTTCTTCATGCCACGTTCCGCCAGAACTATGGCTGCACCCGCATGATCATTGGCCGCGACCACGCTGGCGTTGGCGACTTCTACGGAATGTTCGAAGCCCAGACCATTTTCGACAAGGTGCCCAAGAGCACCGACCCCGGCAAGAACCTTCTTTGCACCCCCTTGAAGATCGACTGGACCTTCTATTGCCACAAATGCGACGGCATGGCCTCGCTCCGCACCTGCCCGCACAGCAAGGAAGACCGCGTCATGCTTTCCGGCACGGTGCTCCGTAAGAGCCTCTCAGAAGGCCTCAAGGTGGTTGACCATTTTGGCCGCGAAGAAGTCCTCGACATCCTCCGCGAATACTATGCCGGCCTTACCGAGAAGGTGGAAGTGAAGCTGCACGGCGCGGCCACCGGCAAGGGCCAGTAG
- the qmoC gene encoding quinone-interacting membrane-bound oxidoreductase complex subunit QmoC, with product MSNQVLEPDVDFIREISRRGGDTLKKCYQCATCSVACPISPDNKPFPRKEMIAASWGLSDRLTADVDVWLCHQCGDCSARCPRGAKPGDVLGAIRSYAIEKYSKPSWLAKAVNDPKKLPTLIGIPVALFIVMGLIVGPILMKILGPILDIFFKKAGDASASTVKLLDFTPELFHGHIAHAQFFSSWLVDMIFVPTMTFAVVVFVLAMRSFVKDMHETAVREGKVANAEFSWIGLAKALPRVVLPILKHEKFTECSENRVRSTSHMMVLYGFIGLFIVTGIFFVVLYGSMLLTGYEEALHGPYNVYWNPVKWLANAAGVCLVIGSLAMIKERLGKDKETMGSAYQDWFLLGLVLALGVTGLGAEMTRLAGAAFFTYVLYFLHLVSVWMLFAYVPFSKLAHLVYRTLAMTYAEYAGREKAC from the coding sequence ATGAGCAACCAAGTGCTCGAACCGGATGTCGATTTTATCAGGGAAATCTCCCGCCGGGGCGGGGATACCCTGAAAAAATGCTACCAGTGCGCAACATGCTCAGTGGCCTGCCCCATTTCGCCGGACAACAAGCCCTTTCCCCGCAAGGAAATGATTGCGGCAAGCTGGGGACTTTCCGACAGGCTCACCGCAGACGTCGACGTGTGGCTCTGCCACCAGTGCGGCGACTGCTCGGCCAGGTGCCCCCGTGGGGCGAAACCCGGTGACGTTCTGGGCGCAATCCGTTCCTACGCCATTGAGAAGTATTCCAAGCCCTCATGGCTGGCAAAGGCCGTGAACGACCCCAAGAAACTTCCCACCCTCATCGGCATTCCGGTGGCGCTGTTTATAGTCATGGGCCTCATCGTCGGGCCGATACTCATGAAGATACTGGGCCCCATCCTGGACATCTTCTTCAAAAAGGCGGGCGATGCTTCAGCCAGCACCGTGAAACTTCTGGACTTCACCCCGGAACTTTTCCACGGCCACATCGCCCATGCGCAGTTTTTCTCGTCATGGCTCGTGGACATGATATTCGTCCCCACCATGACTTTCGCTGTGGTGGTTTTCGTCCTGGCCATGCGCAGTTTCGTGAAGGACATGCACGAAACCGCAGTGCGCGAGGGCAAGGTTGCCAACGCTGAATTTTCCTGGATCGGGCTCGCCAAGGCACTGCCCCGCGTGGTTCTTCCGATACTGAAGCACGAGAAGTTCACCGAGTGCTCGGAAAACCGCGTCCGCTCCACAAGCCACATGATGGTGCTTTACGGATTCATCGGCCTGTTCATAGTGACCGGCATCTTTTTCGTGGTGCTTTACGGCTCCATGCTTTTAACCGGTTATGAAGAAGCACTCCACGGCCCTTACAACGTGTATTGGAACCCCGTGAAGTGGCTGGCCAACGCGGCGGGAGTATGCCTTGTGATAGGCTCCCTTGCCATGATCAAGGAACGGCTTGGCAAGGACAAGGAAACCATGGGCAGCGCCTACCAGGACTGGTTTTTGCTGGGCCTGGTCCTGGCCTTGGGCGTCACCGGCCTTGGCGCTGAGATGACCCGTCTTGCAGGCGCGGCCTTCTTTACCTATGTGCTGTATTTTCTGCACCTTGTTTCGGTGTGGATGCTTTTCGCCTATGTTCCCTTTTCCAAGCTGGCGCATCTGGTCTACCGCACCCTGGCCATGACTTACGCCGAGTACGCCGGGCGCGAGAAGGCCTGTTAG
- the uvrB gene encoding excinuclease ABC subunit UvrB has translation MSEFKLTSEYSPKGDQPEAIDALCEGIGAGKRFQVLLGVTGSGKTFTMAQVIARLGRPALVIAPNKTLAAQLYNEFKSLFPENAVEYFVSYYDYYQPEAYMPSSDTYIEKDSSINEMIDKLRHSATRSVLTRRDVLVVASVSCIYGLGAPEDYLAMRLEMAVGDEPGRDAVLKSLVGMQYERNDVDFHRGTFRVRGDRVEVFPAYEEDEAIRIEFFGDEIESISAIDPLRGVVRRSMKRAAIFPASHYATTRQTLRRAVDDILDELKIRVGHFRDNQKLIEAQRIEERTNYDVEMMMELGYCTGIENYSRHLTARQPGEPPPTLVDYFPKDFLLFVDESHITVSQIQGMFRGDRSRKETLAAYGFRLPSALDNRPLMADEFWQKAGQAVLVSATPAAWEMERAEAVVEQIVRPTGLIDPEIEVRPAGNQVDDLLEEIRLRATAGERVLVTTLTKRSAEDLCEYYKGLGVKVRYLHSDIDTLTRMEIIRELRLGGFDVLVGINLLREGLDIPEVSLVAILDADKEGFLRSERSLIQTTGRAARNLSGKVILYADKITDSMKRAMGETERRRKLQKAYNEEHGITPESVKKEIGSIFASVYEADYVTVPKEVPLPDSASSPEDIKRLVAGLEKEMRQAAREMAFERAAKLRDEIRSIKSTFREFLGGEFF, from the coding sequence ATGTCCGAATTTAAACTCACAAGCGAGTATTCCCCCAAGGGCGACCAGCCGGAGGCAATCGACGCCCTGTGTGAAGGCATCGGGGCCGGAAAGCGCTTTCAGGTGCTTTTGGGCGTCACAGGAAGTGGCAAGACCTTCACCATGGCCCAGGTCATCGCCCGCCTGGGCCGCCCGGCGCTGGTCATCGCCCCCAACAAGACCCTTGCGGCCCAGCTCTATAACGAGTTCAAGTCCCTGTTTCCGGAAAACGCCGTCGAGTACTTCGTCTCCTACTACGATTACTACCAGCCCGAAGCCTACATGCCCTCATCCGACACCTACATCGAAAAAGATTCATCCATAAACGAGATGATCGACAAGCTAAGGCACTCGGCCACCAGAAGCGTGCTCACCCGCCGGGACGTGCTGGTTGTGGCCTCGGTCTCGTGCATCTACGGACTTGGGGCCCCGGAGGATTATCTGGCCATGCGTCTCGAAATGGCCGTGGGCGACGAGCCGGGCCGGGACGCGGTGCTTAAAAGCCTGGTGGGAATGCAGTACGAGCGCAACGACGTGGACTTTCACCGGGGCACCTTCCGGGTGCGCGGGGACCGGGTGGAGGTTTTCCCGGCCTACGAGGAGGACGAGGCCATAAGGATCGAGTTTTTCGGCGACGAGATCGAGTCGATTTCAGCCATCGATCCCCTTCGCGGGGTGGTGAGGCGCAGCATGAAGCGGGCCGCGATCTTTCCCGCAAGCCACTACGCCACAACCCGCCAGACCCTAAGGCGGGCGGTTGACGACATTTTGGACGAGCTCAAAATCCGCGTCGGCCATTTCCGGGACAACCAGAAGCTCATCGAGGCCCAGCGCATAGAGGAGCGCACCAACTACGACGTTGAGATGATGATGGAGCTTGGCTACTGCACTGGCATAGAAAACTATTCAAGGCACCTCACGGCTCGCCAGCCTGGCGAGCCGCCTCCGACTTTGGTGGACTATTTCCCCAAGGATTTCCTGCTGTTCGTGGATGAAAGCCACATCACGGTTTCCCAGATTCAGGGCATGTTCCGGGGCGACCGCTCCCGGAAGGAAACCCTTGCGGCCTACGGCTTCCGGCTTCCCTCGGCCCTGGATAACCGGCCCCTGATGGCCGACGAATTCTGGCAAAAGGCGGGCCAGGCCGTGCTTGTTTCCGCCACCCCGGCGGCCTGGGAGATGGAGAGGGCCGAGGCCGTTGTTGAGCAGATAGTGCGGCCAACGGGCCTCATCGACCCGGAAATAGAGGTCAGGCCCGCCGGAAACCAGGTGGACGATCTTCTGGAGGAAATCCGCCTGAGGGCCACAGCCGGGGAGCGTGTGCTCGTGACCACCCTCACCAAAAGAAGCGCCGAGGACCTGTGCGAATACTACAAGGGCCTTGGGGTCAAGGTGCGCTATCTTCACTCGGACATCGACACCTTAACCCGCATGGAGATTATACGCGAGTTGCGCCTGGGGGGCTTCGACGTTCTGGTGGGCATAAACCTTCTCCGGGAGGGCCTGGACATCCCGGAAGTTTCGCTGGTGGCCATCCTGGACGCCGACAAGGAGGGTTTCCTGCGCTCGGAGCGAAGCCTCATCCAGACCACGGGCCGGGCCGCACGGAACCTTTCCGGCAAGGTGATACTCTACGCTGACAAGATCACCGATTCCATGAAAAGGGCCATGGGTGAGACCGAGCGCCGCAGAAAGCTCCAGAAGGCCTACAACGAGGAGCACGGCATAACGCCGGAAAGCGTCAAGAAGGAGATCGGATCGATCTTCGCCTCGGTCTACGAGGCCGACTACGTAACCGTGCCCAAGGAGGTTCCGCTTCCCGATTCTGCGTCGAGCCCCGAAGACATTAAAAGGCTGGTGGCTGGGCTCGAAAAGGAAATGCGCCAGGCCGCACGGGAAATGGCCTTTGAGCGGGCCGCGAAACTGAGGGACGAGATAAGAAGCATCAAGAGCACCTTCAGGGAATTTCTTGGCGGCGAGTTTTTTTAA